A single window of Pyrus communis chromosome 10, drPyrComm1.1, whole genome shotgun sequence DNA harbors:
- the LOC137746504 gene encoding uncharacterized protein isoform X1, which produces MLKFTLATASQIRFLLQSLNDANSDSILREVSQFIEYGIEGSILLLQACLDHLTNYRTELKNAALERVFASIFKSLLDRPNFCTVFCQSLRNTEISEGILENVSNALHLSVSEKTGIALALSDSENLDTRICGKNFCMAQIQKLCENPIVLNSSEQIQNIVMFLQRSEGLSKHVDSFMQMLSLLQLKDDSFSVLTPLLSDELRDANFLSNVDLLHENGENNFDAILSEMEKEISMRDIMKELGYGCTVDSSQCSEILSLFLPLTEITISKILGMIASTHVGLEDNQNTFSTFWLALGNSTLSDLPMLNTWNIDVLVDTIKQLAPGTNWIQVIENLDHEGFYIPNQEAFSFFMSVYQHVCQDPIPLHVICGSVWKNTEGQLSFLKHAISAPPEVFTFAHSVRQLAYVDVVHGHKLQLGHANHAWLSLDLLDVLCLLAERGHALAVRSMLEYPLKHCPEVLLLGMAHTNTVYNLLQYEVSYTVFPMMVKNATGSGIINHLWHINTSLVLRGFVDAHNCDPDNIARILDICQELKILSSVLEMIPSSFSIRMAALASRKELVDLEKWLSNNLNTHKDIFFEECIKFLKEIQFGGSQDFSTRPFQHSGAVSNIYVDAATIFLKVLKAYIGLIASSQLTEELERLSVTIMDSNPRLQNGDPTESTDGYADDIEAEANSYFHQMFSGQLTIDSMVQMLARFKESSIKREQSIFECMIANLFEEYRFFPKYPERQLKIAAVLFGSVIKHQLVTHLTLGIALRGVLDALRKPADSKMFVFGTKALEQFVDRLIEWPQYCNHILQISHLRSTHSELVAFIEQALARISLGHLDSDGSNDASAAHHHGPSQGTPGNVELNGSTILHTGQQLSSPLQLQQRHESSLDDHHKAANSSNDIKPSLSSAVHPSVGPVDDPPSIQKSQSALSAPVMLSSASSGFVRPSRGVTSTRFGSALNIETLVAAAEKRDTPIEAPASEIQDKISFIINNISVANVEAKSKEFAEIMKEQYHPWFAQYMVMKRASIEPNFHDLYLKFLDKVNSKGLNKEIVQASYENCKVLLGSELIKSSSEERSLLKNLGSWLGKLTIGRNQVLRAREIDPKSLIIEAYEKGLMIAVIPFTSKILEPCQSSLAYQPPNPWTMGILGLLAEIYSMPNLKMNLKFDIEVLFKNLGVDLKEITPCSLLKDRNRELEGNPDFSNKDIGSSQPQLVADVKSGMLSPLNQVELPVEVAPSNSGSHTHLLSQYAPPVHISTGTLIEDEKLLPDQIPAQGLLQATPSQSPFSVPTPISNIATHVVINPKLSALGLHLHFQRVVPIAMDRAIKEIVSGIVQRSVSIATQTTKELVLKDYAMESDETRILYAAHLMVASLAGSLAHVTCKEPLRTSISTQLRNSLQGSNIPNDHLEHAVQLVTNDNLDLGCAIIEQAATDKAVQTIDGEIAQQLSLRRKREGAGTTFFDANMYTQSGSVPESLRPKPGHLSISQQRVYEDFVRLPWQNQSSQNSHVLPASTAAPSASAGLNGTFGSASVQLNTGYSAGPGSKFDAVSRPLDEAVEPNPALHPSSSSICVGAGDGVSQHSSENDSLIGSFLSAASAPELQSVESSDFIKESGISSQPLPSSTATERLACNISEPSLNTRDALDKYQIVSQKLEALVTNDAKESEIQGVIGEVPEIILRCVSRDEAALAVAQKVFKGLYENASNHTHVSAHIAMLTAIREVCKLVVKELTSWVIYSDEERKFNKDITVGLIHSELLNLAEYNVQMAKLIDGGRNKLATEFSISLLQSLVIEESKVISELQNLVDALAKLAAKPGFPESLQQLVEMVKYPASIVGAPSAINVGKEDKGRISKDKKASVHSLVSREDFSNVESVEPDPPGFREQVSMLFAEWYRICELPGANDAAYTHVILQLHQNGLLKGDDMTDRFFRVLTELSVAHCLSSEMTIPGTLQAPQQVPNFSFLAIDIYAKLVFLILKGSNKLFLLSKILAVTVRFIQKDAEEKKGSFNPRPYFRLIVNWLLDLGSLDPVIDGANFQILTAFANAFHALQPLKVPTFSFAWLELVSHRSFMPKMLAGNGQKGWPYIQRLLVHLFQFMEPFLRNAELGVPVHFLYKGTLRVLLVLLHDFPEFLCDYHFTFCDVIPPSCIQMRNIILSAFPRNMRLPDPSTPNLKIDLLAEISQSPRILSEVDAALKAKQMKADVDEYLKTRQQGSSFLTELKQKLLLLPSEAASAGTRYNVPLINSLVLYVGMQAIQQLQARTPQAQSTQTVPLAVYLVGAALDIFQTLIVDLDTEGRYLFLNAIANQLRYPNTHTHYFSFIVLYLFADSNQHEIIQEQITRVLLERLIVNRPHPWGLLITFIELIKNPRYQFWNRAFIRCAPEIEKLFESVSRSCGGPKPVDESMVSGWVSESAH; this is translated from the exons ATGCTGAAGTTTACGCTGGCCACCGCCAGCCAGATTCGCTTTCTCCTCCAGAGCCTCAACGACGCCAACTCCGACTCCATTCTTCGAGAGGTCTCTCAG TTTATTGAATATGGAATTGAGGGAAGCATTTTGCTGTTACAGGCCTGTCTGGATCATCTCACTAATTACAGAACAGAGTTAAAGAATGCAGCATTGGAGCGGGTTTTTGCCTCAATTTTCAAATCTCTCCTTGATAGACCTAATTTCTGTACGGTGTTTTGTCAGTCCCTAAGAAATACAGAGATTAGTGAAGGAATTCTTGAGAATGTCTCTAATGCATTACACCTGTCTGTATCTGAGAAAACTGGCATTGCTCTTGCGTTGTCAGATTCTGAAAACCTAGACACCAGGATATGTG GCAAGAACTTCTGTATGGCTCAGATCCAGAAATTGTGTGAAAATCCTATTGTTTTGAATTCATCTGAGCAAATTCAGAACATTGTTATGTTCCTCCAGCGGTCTGAGGGCCTTTCCAAGCATGTCGATTCCTTTATGCAGATGTTATCTTTACTGCAGCTGAAAGATGACAGTTTTTCTGTTTTAACTCCATTGCTTTCGGATGAGCTCCGTGATGCCAATTTTTTGAG CAATGTGGATTTGTTGCATGaaaatggagaaaataattttgaTGCTATTTTATCTGAAATGGAGAAGGAAATCAGCATGAGAGATATAATGAAGGAATTAGGTTATGGATGCACAGTTGATTCATCTCAGTGCAGCGAGATTTTATCTCTTTTCTTACCTCTCACTGAGATTACTATTTCAAAAATCCTTGGCATGATTGCCTCTACTCATGTTGGTCTTGAGGACAATCAGAATACATTTTCAACGTTCTGGTTGGCGCTTGGTAACAGCACTTTATCCGATCTGCCTATGTTGAACACCTGGAATATTGATGTCCTTGTAGATACAATCAAGCAACTT GCTCCCGGCACTAACTGGATACAAGTTATTGAAAATTTGGATCATGAGGGATTCTACATTCCTAATCAGGAGGCTTTCTCTTTTTTCATGTCTGTGTATCAGCATGTGTGTCAG GATCCAATCCCCCTCCATGTTATCTGCGGGTCTGTTTGGAAGAATACCGAGGGTCAGTTATCCTTCCTTAAACATGCTATATCAGCACCACCTGAAGTGTTTACCTTTGCCCACTCTGTTAGGCAACTG GCCTATGTTGATGTAGTGCATGGCCATAAGCTTCAACTTGGACATGCAAATCATGCATGGTTGAGTCTTGACCTTTTGGATGTACTGTGTCTACTAGCTGAGAGGGGTCATGCTCTTGCTGTTCGATCAATGCTTGAGTATCCTCTTAAACACTGTCCTGAAGTCCTGCTTCTTGGGATGGCACATACAAAT ACTGTGTATAACCTGCTGCAATATGAAGTGTCTTATACTGTTTTCCCCATGATGGTAAAAAATGCAACGGGCAGTGGCATAATTAACCACCTCTGGCATATTAACACCTCATTGGTGCTGCGGGGATTTGTGGATGCTCACAATTGTGATCCAGATAACATAGCTAGAATATTGGATATCTGTCAAGAGCTAAAG attCTATCATCTGTCCTAGAGATGATCCCTTCCTCTTTTAGTATCAGAATGGCAGCCCTTGCTTCCAGAAAAGAGCTTGTAGACCTTGAGAAGTGGTTGAGCAATAATTTGAATACGCATAAGGATATTTTCTTTGAG GAGTGCATAAAGTTCTTGAAGGAGATTCAATTCGGTGGGTCACAGGATTTCTCCACCAGACCTTTCCAACATTCTGGTGCCGTGTCTAATATTTATGTGGACGCTGCTACTATATTCTTGAAG GTTCTTAAAGCTTATATTGGCTTGATTGCCTCTAGCCAACTTACTGAGGAGTTGGAAAGGTTGTCTGTAACAATTATGGATTCTAATCCAAGGCTGCAGAATGGTGACCCTACAGAGTCAACCGATGGATATGCAGATGATATTGAAGCTGAAGCAAACTCTTACTTTCATCAAATGTTTTCTGGTCAGTTGACAATTGATTCAATGGTCCAAATGCTTGCCCGATTCAAGGAATCTTCTATAAAAAG GGAACAGTCAATTTTTGAGTGCATGATTGCAAATCTGTTTGAAGAATATAGATTTTTCCCCAAGTATCCTGAAAGACAGCTCAAAATTGCCGCAGTTCTGTTTG GCTCTGTCATCAAACACCAGCTTGTAACTCATCTGACTCTTGGGATCGCTCTGCGTGGTGTTTTAGATGCATTGCGCAAACCTGCGGATTCAAAA ATGTTTGTGTTCGGAACTAAGGCCTTGGAGCAGTTTGTGGATCGTCTGATTGAGTGGCCTCAGTATTGCAATCATATTCTTCAAATATCCCATCTGCGGAGTACTCATTCAGAGCTTGTGGCTTTCATTGAACAGGCTCTTGCCAGGATTTCATTAGGCCATTTAGACTCAGATGGAAGTAACGATGCTTCCGCTGCTCATCACCATGGTCCCAGTCAAGGTACCCCAGGAAATGTAGAG TTAAATGGCTCTACCATCTTACATACTGGGCAACAACTTTCTTCACCACTCCAGCTTCAACAGAGACATGAAAGTTCTCTTGATGACCATCATAAAGCCGCAAATTCATCAAATGACATAAAGCCATCTTTATCTTCTGCTGTGCATCCTTCGGTTGGTCCTGTTGACGATCCTCCTAGTATTCAGAAG TCACAAAGTGCACTCAGTGCTCCAGTAATGTTGTCTTCTGCTTCCTCTGGTTTTGTTCGTCCTTCTCGAGGAGTTACTTCCACCA GGTTTGGCTCTGCTTTGAATATTGAAACATTAGTTGCTGCTGCCGAGAAAAGAGATACTCCCATCGAG GCTCCAGCATCAGAGATTCAGGACAAGATATCAtttataattaataatatttcagTTGCCAATGTTGAAGCTAAGTCAAAGGAGTTTGCTGAAATAATGAAAGAGCAGTACCATCCTTGGTTTGCACAGTATATGGTTATGAAAAG GGCAAGCATTGAGCCGAATTTTCATGATTTGTACCTGAAATTTCTGGACAAAGTTAATTCTAAGGGGTTGAATAAGGAGATTGTTCAAGCCTCTTACGAGAACTGcaag GTTCTTCTTGGATCTGAGCTTATAAAATCAAGCTCAGAAGAGCGTTCattgttaaaaaatttaggcAGTTGGCTTGGGAAGCTTACAATTGGAAGGAATCAAGTCTTAAGGGCTCGGGAAATAGATCCCAAATCTTTGATTATAGAG GCGTATGAAAAGGGGTTGATGATTGCAGTTATACCCTTTACTTCAAAG ATTCTGGAGCCATGCCAAAGTAGCTTGGCATATCAGCCACCAAATCCTTGGACAATGGGTATTCTTGGATTACTTGCTGAGATATATTCAATGCCAAACTTGAAAATGAACCTGAAGTTTGATATTGAG GTTCTATTCAAGAATCTTGGTGTGGATTTGAAGGAGATAACCCCATGTTCTCTTCTCAAGGACCGGAACAGAGAACTTGAAGGGAATCCTGATTTCTCTAACAAAGATATTGGATCATCCCAACCACAGTTGGTTGCTGATGTGAAATCCGGAATGTTATCTCCACTAAATCAGGTTGAACTACCCGTTGAGGTTGCTCCATCTAATTCTGGAAGCCATACACATCTACTATCTCAG TATGCACCCCCTGTTCATATTTCAACTGGCACCTTAATTGAGGATGAAAAGCTGTTGCCTGATCAGATTCCTGCTCAAGGACTGTTACAAGCTACTCCATCCCAGTCACCATTCTCT GTTCCCACACCAATATCTAATATTGCAACTCACGTGGTTATCAACCCGAAACTCAGTGCTTTGGGATTGCACTTGCATTTTCAGAG GGTGGTTCCGATTGCAATGGACAGAGCTATCAAAGAGATAGTATCTGGTATTGTTCAGCGCAGTGTTTCTATAGCTACTCAGACAACTAAAGAACTTGTCTTAAAG GATTATGCCATGGAATCCGATGAGACAAGAATATTATATGCAGCTCACTTGATGGTTGCAAGTTTGGCAGGAAGTCTAGCTCATGTAACTTGCAAG GAACCCTTGCGTACTTCAATATCAACTCAGCTGCGAAATTCCCTTCAGGGATCAAACATTCCAAATGATCATCTGGAACATGCTGTACAACTTGTTACTAATGACAATCTGGATCTTGGCTGTGCAATCATTGAACAGGCTGCTACTGATAAG GCGGTACAAACAATTGATGGAGAAATAGCTCAACAACTGTCATTAAGAAGGAAGAGGGAAGGTGCGGGTACAACATTTTTTGATGCTAACATGTACACACAAAGTGGCAGTGTGCCCGAGTCCCTTCGCCCTAAACCTGGTCATTTGTCCATTTCTCAACAACGAGTTTATGAG GACTTCGTGCGGCTTCCCTGGCAAAACCAGTCTAGCCAGAATTCACATGTTCTTCCTGCTAGTACTGCAGCTCCTTCTGCAAGTGCTGGTCTAAATGGCACATTTGGTTCAGCCTCGGTTCAACTTAACACAGGCTACTCAGCAGGTCCTGGAAGCAAGTTTGATGCTGTTTCTCGTCCACTGGATGAGGCAGTTGAACCCAATCCAGCTCTGCATCCAAG TTCATCCTCTATTTGTGTTGGAGCGGGTGATGGTGTTTCCCAGCATAGTTCTGAGAATGATTCTCTCATTGGTTCATTTCTTTCTGCTGCTTCTGCCCCAGAGCTGCAGTCAGTAGAGTCATCTGATTTTATAAAG GAATCTGGAATTTCTTCACAGCCGCTGCCTTCATCTACTGCAACTGAACGTCTGGCATGCAACATCTCAGAACCTTCTCTCAATACGAGGGATGCATTGGATAAATACCAGATTGTTTCACAGAAG CTTGAAGCTTTGGTAACCAACGATGCTAAAGAGTCAGAAATTCAG GGAGTAATTGGTGAAGTTCCTGAGATTATACTCAGATGTGTTAGTCGAGATGAGGCTGCCTTGGCTGTGGCTCAAAAG GTTTTCAAGGGTTTATACGAGAATGCATCGAACCATACTCACGTCAGTGCTCATATTGCAATGCTGACAGCTATTCGCGAAGTTTGCAAGCTTGTTGTTAAGGAGCTCACCAGTTGG GTTATTTATTCTGATGAAGAGCGGAAGTTTAACAAAGATATTACCGTTGGCCTTATTCACAGTGAATTACTAAATCTTGCAGAGTACAATGTTCAAATGGCAAAACTCATTGATGGGGGCAGAAATA AGCTTGCAACTGAGTTTTCAATTTCCCTTCTCCAATCTTTGGTGATTGAAGAATCTAAAGTTATATCAGAACTTCAAAATCTTGTTGACGCATTGGCAAAg CTCGCTGCAAAGCCTGGATTTCCTGAGTCGCTACAGCAGCTGGTTGAAATGGTAAAGTATCCTGCTTCTATAGTGGGTGCTCCGTCTGCTATTAATGTAGGAAAAGAGGACAAGGGCAGAATATCTAAGGATAAAAAG GCTTCTGTTCACTCTCTGGTGAGCAGGGAAGACTTTAGTAATGTGGAGTCTGTCGAACCAGATCCTCCTGGATTCCGTGAGCAG GTGTCCATGCTGTTTGCAGAGTGGTACCGGATTTGTGAACTTCCTGGTGCAAACGATGCAGCTTATACCCATGTTATCTTGCAGCTGCATCAAAATGGTCTGCTGAAAGGGGATGATATGACAGACCGGTTTTTCCGTGTCCTCACA GAGCTATCTGTTGCACATTGCCTATCTTCTGAGATGACAATTCCAGGGACACTGCAAGCACCTCAACAAGTGCCGAATTTCTCCTTCCTTGCTATTGATATCTATgctaaacttgttttcttaattttgaag GGATCAAATAAACTATTTCTCTTGTCTAAG ATTTTAGCAGTCACAGTGAGATTCATTCAAAAGGAtgcagaggagaaaaaaggATCTTTCAACCCAAGACCGTATTTTAGATTGATTGTTAACTGGCTTCTAGACCTTGGTTCTTTGGATCCTGTGATTGATGGTGCTAACTTTCAG ATATTGACAGCATTTGCAAATGCATTTCATGCTTTGCAGCCCCTTAAGGTTCCTACATTCAG ctTTGCATGGCTTGAGTTGGTGAGTCATAGGAGTTTCATGCCAAAAATGCTTGCTGGAAATGGCCAGAAGGGTTGGCCCTATATCCAACGTTTGCTGGTACATTTGTTTCAATTCATGGAGCCATTTTTGAGGAATGCTGAACTTGGAGTCCCG GTTCATTTCCTGTATAAAGGCACACTTAGGGTGCTGCTAGTGCTACTCCATGACTTTCCGGAGTTCCTTTGTGATTATCATTTTACGTTCTGTGATGTAATTCCTCCAAGCTGCATTCAAATGCGAAATATCATCCTCAGTGCGTTTCCCCGTAATATGAGGCTACCAGATCCATCTACTCCCAACTTAAAG ATTGATTTACTTGCTGAAATCAGTCAGTCTCCACGTATTCTCTCTGAGGTTGATGCAGCTCTAAAAGCGAAGCAGATGAAAGCTGATGTGGATGAGTACCTCAAG ACAAGGCAACAGGGTTCTTCATTTCTGACTGAACTGAAGCAAAAGTTGCTCCTTTTACCAAGCGAAGCTGCCTCAGCTGGTACCCGTTACAATGTACCCCTGATCAACTCCCTTGTGCTTTATGTTGGGATGCAG GCTATCCAGCAGCTTCAGGCTAGAACGCCTCAAGCCCAATCTACCCAAACTGTTCCATTGGCTGTCTATTTGGTGGGTGCTGCTTTGGATATTTTTCAGACTCTGATAGTGGACCTAGATACTGAAGGGCGCTACCTTTTCCTAAATGCGATTGCGAACCAACTGCGTTATCCAAACACCCATACCCATTACTTTTCCTTCATTGTTCTGTACTTGTTTGCCGATTCAAACCAG CATGAAATTATCCAGGAGCAAATCACAAGGGTATTGTTGGAACGTCTGATTGTTAACCGACCTCATCCATGGGGTCTTCTGATTACCTTCATTGAGCTTATCAAG aaTCCGAGATACCAGTTCTGGAACCGAGCATTCATCAGATGTGCACCGGAGATTGAAAAACTTTTCGAATCTGTCTCAAGGTCTTGCGGCGGTCCAAAACCTGTGGACGAAAGTATGGTCTCAGGTTGGGTATCAGAGAGTGCTCACTAA